CGCTGGCTTGCAGCGTGCTGGCGGTGGCGCGGGCAGAGGACAGGCTCAGCACATCACCATCGGCGCCGGCGCGGGCGCCGGTTTTCAGGTTGGCGGCCAGCCAGTCTACGTGTGGCTGCGCTTGACCACTCAACAGCTTCATCAGCTTGACGCCCGTGCCTTCCAGCTGTGCTTCGGCCTGTTCCCAGTAACGGCCATCAACCCAGACGCCGGCAAAATCGTCGGTCACCACCAGTGTGCCGACGGATCCGGTAAAGCCCGAGGCCCATTTGCGGCCTTGCCAGTAATCCGGCAGGTATTCAGACAAATGCGGATCAGCGGAGGGAATGATCCAGGCGTCGAACTGATTGCGGCGCATGGCGGCACGCAAATCGGATACGCGTTGCTGGATGGTCTGGCGGGCATCACTCATCGGGTGTTTCTCCGAAATATTCATCAACGGTGTAGCGACGGGGTGGTGTCGGCACACGCACTGCGTGGGGGTGATTCAATCAGGGGCGGTCACCAGCGACCACGCGGCGGGCTGTATCTGTAGCGCAACACGCAAACTGTGGCTGGCTTCCCTATCTATATATGCGTTCAATGGCGCTACGGGTTTTGCCCGGTGCCGACGCATAATCCGGCTATTTTCCACCCTGTTTGCGGGCCTGTCACCGCTGTCTTGTCTGGCGCGTGTGTCCGCATGGAGTTTGTTGAACCATGAATGCCATTGAGCTGGTGGTGCTGGCGGCCATCTGGGGTGCTTCTTTTCTGTTCATGCGCATGGGCTCGTCCGAGTTCGGGCCGGTGCCGCTGATTGCGCTGCGCGTGGGGATTGCCAGTCTGGTATTGCTGCCGGTGATCGCCAGTGCGACATCGCGCCGGCATTTGCGTAGCCACTGGAAGCCGCTGCTGGTGGTGGGGCTGACCAATTCGGCCTTGCCGTTCTGCATGTTTGCCTATTCCACCTTGTACGTCAGTGCCGGGCTGGATTCCATCCTGAACGCCACCACGCCGTTGTGGGGCGCGCTGATCGCTTTTGTGTGGCTCAAGGTCAATCTCACACGGGATCAGATACTGGGCATGGCGCTGGGTCTTGTTGGTGTGCTGATCCTGGTGTGGAAGCAACTGACTGCCACGCAGGGCACCCAGACGCTGGCGGTACTGGCGGTGCTGGTGGCGACGCTCTCTTATGGTTTTGCGGGTCATTTTTCAAAGCGCACGCTGGCGGGCCTGGCACCGCCGCTAACCGCGTGGGCCAGCCAGTTTTTCTCGGCGCTGGTGTTGCTGCCCGGTGCGTTGTACTGGTGGCCC
The Silvimonas iriomotensis genome window above contains:
- a CDS encoding DMT family transporter, with the translated sequence MNAIELVVLAAIWGASFLFMRMGSSEFGPVPLIALRVGIASLVLLPVIASATSRRHLRSHWKPLLVVGLTNSALPFCMFAYSTLYVSAGLDSILNATTPLWGALIAFVWLKVNLTRDQILGMALGLVGVLILVWKQLTATQGTQTLAVLAVLVATLSYGFAGHFSKRTLAGLAPPLTAWASQFFSALVLLPGALYWWPQHPVSTSAWWAVIGLGVLCTGLAYVLYFRLIAHAGASYAMSVTFLIPVFGVAWGALFLHEEVGMQTVLGCLVILVGTALATGKLQLIQRWRAA